A window of Quercus robur chromosome 12, dhQueRobu3.1, whole genome shotgun sequence genomic DNA:
gaaaatgaATGAGTCCCAAGAGAGATAGAGACAAGCTTAAGTCCAACCTAAGCCCAACTTTAACCCTTAGCCCATTATCTTTTAAGCTATCACTTAGGTAGTGTTATAGTTTATAAACGTACATGAGAATTCATCTCTAACCAATGTGGGACACAAGCACAGCTTAAGAGTTTGAAACACACATACTCCAACAATTATTACATGGAAGAAGAAGATTatgatgatgaggaggaggagggagaTGAAGAGGCAGTGAGGCCAGCGAGTGAAGAATCAATAATGGGATTGGAGGTAGTGAGGATTGAAGAAGGGTCGGTGGATTTGGCTGGTGAGGCTTGTGCAGTGTGTTTGAATGAGTTTTCTATTGGCTCTGAAGCTAGGCGTATGCCATGCTCACATACCTATCATCAAGACTGCATTGTTCAGTGGTTAGGGAGGAGTAACATGTGTCCAATGTGTCGCTACAGGTTGCCTTAGGTTTGAGTTTGATCAGAATTTAATTTGTGTTTCTAGCTTCTTCTTCTGATCATTTATGCAGTCttctattgtttttttgttttttttttttttggtacaaacATGGATCAACTTGTATGCCTTTTAAGGCTTTTAAGTTCTGTATGAGGAAAATTTGTAGTTAACCTTTCCTGATGTGATTAATTGGATTCATCTTTTTGTGAGCAAAAAGTATGTTTCTTATATTTGTTTCGTTTTACAGATcgagatataattttttttttatctcttaatGTTGTCAAAGTGAATTgaaagaaagtagaaaattatgaCTACATTAGTCTCACTGAAAGCATTGAATATTGTCATCTAagactacttttttttcttttcgaaAGTATTAGATCATAGTTCATCTAAGTTTTACGTACTGTGGATTTTGCACAAGATGCACAGATTAGAAAGAATTTAATGCCTCCGCATACCAGTGCCTATAACACATATAGAAAGCAGCCCCTAAATATGTGATGCTAGTTTTGCTCTTTTAATTCCTTGTTTATATTACATGGCTTTCAGACTATTTTCAATGTTGACGAAGGGTAATAATATTTAAGTATATTCACTGAAAAATGGCATGAATATTTGCCAGATTGCCCTGTCATTAAAGAGCAAGTAAGGTTTTATCATAATGAgatctgcttttttttttctttttttttggtttattctaTGACTAAGGTGTTAATTGCATAGGTGGGGCTTATCTTACCATCATTTTGTGGTATGTCTAAGAGTGTGATTGCATAGGCaggcttatcttttattgtgGGTTTGCCGAATTCAAGTTTTTCTGCATTCAACCATCATCgtcctgattttttttttttttttttggtttaaaaggGTGAAACTTGTTCTTTAGTCCCTCTATAAATCATAAGcacaaaatccaattttttggctaacaaattttataatattattattgccTTCTTTGATTATTAATGTTATATCTCACGTTCTATCATAGCTCTCTGGAATTTATGATTCAAAATATGGTGGCTTTGGTTCTCTGCCCCAAAGTTTCCTAGACCAGTTGAGATTTAACTGATGCTTTCTTGGTCCAAAAAATGGGAGGAAATTGGAAAGTTGCATGAAGTAAATGAAGCTTTGAAAAAGGTCTTATTTTAACTTGCTATATATGCATCTCAAGAGGGGGCATCCATGACACATTGGAGGAGCCTTTCATAGATGTAGCGCAGAGTGTTGGTATGGTCAATTTTTCTGAAGAAAATAGCCATTTCTATAAGAACCTAGATGTTTAAATCTAATTGATATGGAACCCACACATTATCTTTAACacgaaaaaaatatacatattgcACGTACTTAAGAAAATATGCACATATGTTTGAGTTGATATAATTAAGagaataaataacaaattatgTAATTTTGTTAGTATAACATAATGTCTATTTTCATAGCAAAATAGtgtttgatttttcatttttgtgtcttcttaaagttatatttttctctcatcATCATAGTCattaatttaactttttttttttttttatggttctcaagtttgaaaaaaaaaaatttctcaaaggctttttaaattttttttttttgggtttaaaattaGATGCCAAATAGGatataaacaacacaattttattaataatataaggaatatttctaaaaaaaaaattggtacgtcttaattattatctttttataGATGATTAACTTGAAAGGGATTagtaaataattattatcatttcatttttttttaacacttaataaacataagtattattattattattattattattattattattattattattattatgtgtgtatgtattaATTTATATCTTTGTATAACTCTCATTTTTTaaaggatgattttttttttttttttgtccatacTTGAAGATAAAAACCCTGGCTTCATCCTTCCACGTCTgctactttttcaaaataaaatagatgcATGTGAGATCTATCTTATTTtgaattgatataaaaaaatataaaaaataaaaaaaaaaattcatttttttttaaattgggtttttttttttttttttttcccacttggGATCTCAGGCAAGTgcctattttgatttttgacttTAACAAacgataccaaaaaaaaaaaaagaaaaaatgtgaaaaaaatgtGGGTATTTCAGTATTCTTGGAGCCAAAGAATAAATAAACCCTAGCTAGGATAGAACTGTTTTTACCCTACACCAATTtgttttgctctctctctccatatataAGCCGACTTTCTCACTCTCCCAAGTCTAGATCTCCGTCATTGTTGTTATTCACAATAtcttttttctagttttttcgttcttcaattcatttttgttgATCAGTCTCTCTTTTATATCAGTATATTCTTCAAAAACATGTCTAGTAGTACTACTACTACTGAAGCACAAGCCGATAACATGAATGTCAATGCATTGGATTCGATGCAAGAATTGCCACCACCGCCGCCGCCAAATTGGCAATATAACATGTCGTTATTTGCCTTGAATGCACAAGGAGAAGAGCTTTTTTCGTCTCTTGAAGTCCAAAACCCCTCGCCACCTTCAAATTCGGTTCTCTCTGACTTGCCGTTAGAGAGAACAACACCACCCAATGAAACCATTTCAGACAATATTGCTGAAGTggaagaacaagaacaagatgatgatgatgatgatggtgtcGTTAGTTCTGATTACATGGATATGGATTATGACCCTCGTTTTAGTGGTCATCGCAATCGTTTTCATGGAGGTAGTGATACCCGTCATGTTGATTTAATGACAATGGACCCTCGTTTTAGTGCTCATCGCAATCGTTTTCATGGAGGTAGTTATACCCGTCATGTTGATTTCATGACAATGGAagattctgatgatgatgatgatgatgatgatgatgatgatgatgatgatgaagatgatgatgaagaggGAGTGAGGCCAGCGAGTGAAGAATCAAAAATGGGATTGGAGGTGGTGAAGATTGAAAAAGGGATGGTGGGCTTGGCTGGTGAGGTGTGTGCAGTGTGTTTGGATGAGTTTTGTGTCGAGTCGGAAGCTAGAAAAATGCCATGCTCACATACCTATCATCAAAAATGCATTATTAAGTGGCTAGGGAAGAGTAATATGTGCCCAATGTGTCGCTATAGGGTGCCTTAGTTTTCATTTTGATCACAAATTTATTTGTGTTCTGAGCTTGATCTGATCATTATATGttgtcttctatttttttttttttttttcccaatcaGGGATCAATTTTAGTTGCGTTGAAGGACAATTCGTAATTGACATTACCTGATCTGATTAGATTGATCTTTTTTGTAAGCAATaagtatcttttttttatatttgttttgttttgttttatggaGATAAAAagtatctttttgttttatgttgtCAGTGAATTGAAAGAAAGTAGAAAACTGTGTCCCAAGGTTTTGGATCCTGTACAAATTTATTGGTTCAACAATGCTACTTATCATGTAATGGACTGGCAATATTATCCTTTGCAAGGGTTCTAAAATTCTGAAGGGGAAATATATATGAGtttctttgttttgggtttAATACCGATATTTTAGCAACAAATCCAATAAATCTAAGTGAAGTGCTGAGcctattgatttttttgggaaagaGAGTGTGTGCAATCTATTGTCTCTAGCTATTGGGAATCCCATTTTCCTACCAACCCAAGATGTGCTTATTGGGCTCTATGTATTAACGAGCGGGAATCGGGAATCGCCGAGGTATTTGTGCAAATAGGTATAATCCATGAATCGcataaattatcaaaatgaaaaaattgatgccAATAGATATAAGTATACGAAAGAAaaagaaccattttttttttttgtatttcctATGACGCAATTGGAGCTTATtgtcagtaaaaaaaataaaataaaataaaatcaatttagatAATACTTTATGGCTCTGGTGGCGTGTTATTGCTTCAAAAAAAGCTCCTATTGAAGTTCACTATGAATTTATGAGTACTTATCATGAGATTTATGAGCACTACTTTTAATAgtaagaagttaaaaaaaaaaaaaaaaaaaaaaaaaaaaaaacgcgcCGTTGTATATCCTTGGCTTAATTCTGCAGGAAGCTATTATTTGGAGGAAGGTGTTCTGCTGTAGTCATCATGTTCCTTGCGTTGATGAATCATGCTCAAATTTGAGCAGTTTCAAAATAATCTACTTTTACATTGCAGCTTTACCTTCAATATATATTCCCTCCGACCATAGATCTTAATGGATTGTTCTTCTATCGGCCCTCACTTTTATACCTCTCATGCTGACATTATctaaaaataacatattttggGTTATGAAATCCAGTGAAACAGAAATACACAACCACTTGGAAGAATACTATAATATCTTGGCAGATCCAAATATATGTAACATATTATCAAGGATTCAGTACAATACACTgataaagcaataaaataaGGCATAACAAATAGGAAGAACCAAACCAAATTATTTAACATAATATGCTTCCAAGAAGATATAACATGAGAGAAAGACAGAGCCATAGACAGAGTAGGCTTAAGCCCAAGCACAAGAATGCAACCGGGAAGAAAAGCAAACCAACATACCAAGAGTCCAAGGCCTTTATGTAGTAATAGTAGAGGCTCTTCGGTTCATTTGAAATGGTCTTACTCTAGTTTGAAGGAGACGTTAATTCCTTCCATTTCCAATACCTGATGTAGTTCTGATCTTCATCTTGGCACGATTAATATATTCCGAAAAATGATCATTAGCATGATCCTTTTTCTTTGTATCATAAGCATCATCTTGTCCAGAGGTATTATGCCTACCACCAACATTTGTGACAGTCCTGATGATCTTCTTTGCTCGATTAATATAATCAGAAAATGTTTTATTATCTACTCCTGGATTCTCACCTTCTTTTTTAACTTGTTGCTCCATGTTCACACCATGATGTTTCCCCTCACCATTCAGTGCTTTTGCAGGTGCCTCTAACTTGGGCTTTTGCTTCTCCTCAACTTTTGAAGTACCCTTGACTCCTTGGCCATTATTTTGTCTCTTAAGCATGGGGTTCTCTTGCACTGGAACAAGGGGTGGTTTAAAGTTATCCTCTTTCATTGGAGAAATTTTTCTCACTGGACTGATGTTTTGAATAGGCAAATATGGTGTTGCTGACCTCCCCTTCACAATTGAAGAATGCAGGCCAGAATAATCAAACTCAATAGGAACCTCATCTGCTTTGGTCTTTTCATGAGCTTTGAGGTGTTGGGAACCTTCTACCAACTTGGGATGTTCATGAGCAGCTAGTGTGGTTTGGATATCAATGGTTCTCCCTTGATGATTATGGGTTGGGAGTGAAGGATTTGGAATGGGGGAGGCAGGACTAGAATCTCTTTGGCGACTTAAGAAGCGACGAATTGGACAATCGCTCATTGCACCGCGGATTTTCTCACACACACCTGTAGATTTTGAGCTATCTTGATTGTTCTCCATAGATGTTTATGTAAAAATTGAATGAGTTTGGTGTTAGCTTTGGTTGAGTGACAGTGGAAAGCAGTGCTCTGTGAGGGCTTGGGAagcctcctatttatttgacaACTGAGAAGATTGAAGAGACCATAAAAACAATATAGCAAGGATGGTGCAATTAAAATTTAGGGAGCACCTTTGCGTGATCCTTGTGTGAAACTAATTTTCATTAGTAGCTAGAGTGATTGAGGAAGTTTGGCTAAGATTCCTTATCAATGAGAAATCCCATATTTTCCAACTGATTTGATGTTTGGGATCATATTCCCAACCTTTTGCTGCTctcattttctccaaaaaaaggGAATCTTACGAGTACCACTGATACACACAAGCCATTACGTGATTCGAAAATCGCTAGCTGTTTTACacaaatcacaaccacaacttaatatggtaaaaaatttggtttggaaCCAGTGAAACTGGAATCGGATTCCATTACTATTGAAGTTTGACAAATAAACAAAGCTTTGCTGCAGCAATCTTCTTTGTTTGTTATGCTACTACACCAAATCCTGATTCcacaaattattattgaaatctGAAAAGAATCAAGAAACCTATTTGTCAAAATGCACCTCTCTGTAACTAGCCTATGGTCTGGAAAGGAAGGGAAAAGATACTTCAACTGGAACTCGTCTGAAAACTTTCTAGCTCAAAGCAATATGCTTCTTAGAAAtcacataatataaaattattagggCCGACACAACTAAAGCAGAAGTTCCACAACTACAATGTGAAATCTTATACAGATTATAAACACTCTAATTCATTTTGACGAAGTTTAAGTTGATATTTCATTTATTcagtggcggctctaggaattttttctaggggggtcattaagaaacttaaataaaacaaaattttaattaagaaaaaagaacttgaatacattgagttattgaaaaaaaacaaacaaatacatgaaattttacaatttccttttacGAGttctcatattttgaaatcacctcataatagtttattattagttttcattatctattgtcaatgtaagtatgaccattttattttgtttagtatttttgtttttatgaaattttggttatatatttgtcatttttttataaaaatattttaaactaaatgaaaaaactcAACTCCACTTGCactatataattattaattcacATAACCACACTCatccatatataaataatacactaaATTGTTGTTTGATTGTGGGATAAGCTGATATGTGATCAGGGTGTGCAAGatttaaaacattatttaaattagttaagaaatatatataaatataaatatatatttatatatatatatatataaaatttcaagtcagggggttcatttgaaccccctgaaaTGTATGTGCAGCCGCccttgcatttattttattctattcatatatatatatatatatatataatttcaagtcagggggttcatttgaaccccctgaaaTGTATGTGCAGCCGCccttgcatttattttattctattcctTATTTGCAATATATCAAGATATGATATTGATCTTTAAACACCTCATAAACAGATAGTTATATTCTTTCGGGAGTaatcatattaattaattaaattcatagtgaGACCTATTATTCATATGAGATGGAAGAGTACAATATCATTATACTCCCAAaacattatataatttttccttttagctAGGGATGTCAATAGGTtgggtttgaaaatttttcattctGTTATTAGTTTGCagttttattcaaatttaatcaccaaatttccttcatctttgAAGATATGATTATCATGCTTCACCTTAGTTTTACATTTAGTCCTGAAATTTCAATTGCATAAAAAGATCTATATCTGAATTGTTCAGGCTCACAAATCAGCTTAATACAAGCAAGATGAATCATTACAGATAAACAACGATGAAGCCATTACCTTGTGGATTGTTCTCTTGGCATTTAAAACTGTCTCGCAGAAGGATTTTTCAGTGTCAAGATAAGTCCCAACTCCCAAAGTCCAAATTAGGTTTGTTTCAGTTATTTTAGTTAATAAAACTCACTGAGAATCTAAATTGAAATGATTTTGAAACTATAAAGTAACATTTCTGCAATCAGAACTTCaagataaatttaaaactattgTCAAATTTCAGGTGTATTATGCAATTACcctatatttatgtttttaataaatcTCATGCTGTTAGCGACATCCATCCTCTTGGTGACAATTTTtatcccccccaaaaaaaaatcctctttaTGACAAAGACAGACAATTTTGGCATATTACTTTACTCCTATAGTTAGACCATGCTTCAATcgtatatattataaaaataataaaaatcccAGACAGAGTATCATGTACTTGGGCATCATGGTAAGGTGGCCGCAAAAGAGAGAGGCACAAAGTAACTATGGCATCTCCATTGGCAGACCAAAACAGAGACAATAGTCAAGACATAAAAAATTCTATGAATCACATCAATTTACAGGGTTGTCTAGCTGTAAATTATTTACAATTCAGAAGAGCCCAACAATATGCTTATCGATGAATAATCTACATTGTAATCACGTGGGGACCATTTCTCCGAACAGATGTAGATTTCAAACTTGCTAACAGAAAGCTGTAGAGAAGGCTTATCACAATTTTTACCCCATTTAGCAAAAAACTCTCATGATGAAGGAAAATTTAGGCCTTGAGATTCCTACATGTGAACTACTATCATTCAAATCTGAGCATCTGGCATGGTTGCTAGAACCTCAATGACGGAAAGTCTTCACTACCTGCTCAATTCGCCGCCGGCAAAGAGGACAGTTGGTCAAGTGTGAAGAGCATGTTATACAACAGCACATATGTCCACACCTGGAAATTATAAGCAATAGGTCATttgttaaatttgatttttgaactGTCAAACAAGTGAAACAACACTAAAAAAGGATGAGGAACATAAGAATTTTCAAGATAGCAAAGCTAAATGTTGATTTGGTCATGTCTTAAATATGAGTCTAGATCATTTGATGCACTATACATCACATTCTAGACGCATTCAGTTTGTTGAGAGCCATGTGCTTTTTATATTCTTGGCAACCTTGCTTTTTCTTCACAAATAGTAAAAATTTAATCTTTTGttacataaataattatatagacTATGGAGAACATATTGTGTAAAATATAATCAAGTTCAAAAGTACCAGCCCCCACCCCcaaccccaccaaaaaaaaaggtggcCAGCTCAACATACTAAGAAAATGTGCGGGGTATCCATCCTCCCACAGCATCTGTGGTCACAGGGACAGAACAAGCATAGGTAATCATGTTTTAGACAAACCCAGACAGTCATGCATGGCTAATGGTCCACCTAGTCAATCAGACTTAATTGGGATATGAAAGTGATGAATTAGCAACCAATCAAGAAATTGTTCATAAATTGATGTaaaagcttgaaaagaaaagtggcCACTTCCTTTTATTCTCAACATCACATCCATCATTAAAAGATTAtaggatagaaagaaaaatataaatggcAGTGGCTCACAGAAGATTGACATCTAAATAATTCCTTTTTGcctaaaataaggaaaaaaatatttggttttcTTACGGAACAAAAACAGCATTGTACTCCTGCTCGAGACATATGACACATATATCTGGCATTAGACGGTCTCTTTTAGCACCATCTGACTCAATGTCAGCCTTTTCATTTAAACCTGAAATGAGTTGCAACTTTCAATACCATATTGAAACAAGAACAGAATATGAGTAAGTTACATGGTTTAGACATGCAACACTTTTACCTTCATTTTCTTGCCCTGATCTCTTGGCAGCGGCAGCAAGAACCCTGCATGTTCAAGATTATAACATTCCCATTGGACATGAATTGATCAGTCACTCtaagttgttttcagtttcccaataaaaattataaatactagTACAACATACCTTCTCTGCAATTCAGAACGTCGCCTTCTTTCCATGAAATATTGGATAGTGCGCTTAGCAATGAGATAGAAACCAAACACCGTCAAACCCATAGATGCATACTTATACCACCTGTTAAGTAAATCTCTGTTAAttagattaaaataattaaaaagaatggGGGAAAAGTGTGCAGGTATATACAGACAGAAACACAACCTTGCCCACTTCCCAAGATTAGCTATGAGCTGGTCAATGGATTTGGGAGAAACATAAAATGGCCCTTTATGGGGTCGTTGAATGCGTATTGTTCCAACATCATCTTTTACAGCCtgaaaatcaattaaaacaacaaataaataaatatagcaGCATAAAATCAAATCCATCAAAGCACACCATCCAAGATCACAAGATGTATAGAATGGGTTCTCATCTATGATTTGTAGATCTTTTCTTTGCACAAGTATTAATGGATTGTGTAGGTCTGTTCctatttgatttaaatttcaTGCTCTAATGTGTAGGTCTGTTCCTATTTGAaaatcacttttctttttcatttttttcccttttacctAGAGGATCAGACTGATGAGAAACAAAGTATTCTGCTGCACATTTTTCTCATAAGATTACCACAAAATAGTTCACCACAAAGGGAATGAAAGACCCAAGTTTACCATGCAAACAATCACTTTGCCAAGTGCTAGCGCATGCATGGAACCATTATGTAGCCATTTGTGAAAACATGACAATGTTTCTTTAATATCATAGAATTAATAATACATGCATTATTGTATAGCCATGTGTTGACTAAGCAATCTATAAGAGCCACCAAATTGAAGCAGATTGATTTAAACTgaaaacacaacttagaaggAACAAATAATGCAATTCtatcacacacaaaaaatagacaaaattctaattgaaaaaaaaaaaaaaaaaaaaaaaaaaaaaaaaagaagagagagagaggctcaACTATTCATCTAGTTCTTGAGTATATAATGATATaatagaatcttttttttttttttttatttaatagaagttttattgataagaaAAGTACATTGTGTTTACGATGGTAAACCCATTGCACTTGAAACGAATACAACCAAAATCAAAGAGAAGAGctaacataaattaaaaaaattagacatgGTAATACAATGCGTAAAACAACTGAACCCTAAGTTGACAGTGTTTatctccttcattttttt
This region includes:
- the LOC126709827 gene encoding uncharacterized protein LOC126709827 — its product is MENNQDSSKSTGVCEKIRGAMSDCPIRRFLSRQRDSSPASPIPNPSLPTHNHQGRTIDIQTTLAAHEHPKLVEGSQHLKAHEKTKADEVPIEFDYSGLHSSIVKGRSATPYLPIQNISPVRKISPMKEDNFKPPLVPVQENPMLKRQNNGQGVKGTSKVEEKQKPKLEAPAKALNGEGKHHGVNMEQQVKKEGENPGVDNKTFSDYINRAKKIIRTVTNVGGRHNTSGQDDAYDTKKKDHANDHFSEYINRAKMKIRTTSGIGNGRN